gtttttatttaaagtaattatgtaattaaattaattaaaagttatttaattaattaataattgaaaaatatttgtattaatttatcaaaattatttaaatgattatgaaaaaaaaaagcgcacacttttaaaatataaaaaaaattgtagaatttaaaaaatttgaattttcgcgcgcttttAAATTTCTGCTGTCCGCCAGAAGAGAGCAGAGtagtaattgttattattgttattattatttgttcttttgttttttaaccGCAACGTAAAACTGAACTTGGAATTTGGCACCTGGTTGTCTgcaataataacaaacaaattattcgattatttattagtcttataaaatacaaaaatacatGTCAGTAGCTTATATTCTGAaggttaaaatataaataattaactatcaATAAACTAcagtcataaattatttaaaaaatgaacaaagataaatcaattgaaatcCAAAAACAAGTTCGCGATAATGCGGTTGATTTGCAAAGCGAATTTTTGGATATGAAAAATTGGGAAgagcaaatgaaaaaaaaagacgaaTTAATTCAGTCCACTGATGACACTTGtcaggtaatttcattttatttaattaattaccaatttatttatttaaaaaaaaaaaaaattttaggtgtTGCCGCCagtgagaaagaaaaaaagttcaagAATAAAATCGAAGACTAAAGAAAATGGCACTAAAGCTAAAAGAATAAAAGCACATGATTATTCTGCTTGGGATAATTTTGATgcggtaattaatttattaattaattaataaagtaaattattaaatttttaatttttgtttaaatttgaatcaggACAAAGCCTGCGAAGAAATAGACAAAGAAAATGAATCTGAAGATTCTGGTGACGAAGTATTCAGTAAAGAggaactagaaaaaaaacatgaagAAGCTACAATTCAAAAAGTACTTGGTAATAAATAtgttactgaaaaaaaatgggaCAAAGCTATGGCATGTTACAATGAAgccattaaaatatttccatatgACGCAGTATTTTATGCCAACCGCGCTCTCTGTCATTTGAAAATGGacaagtaatatatattttgttaaggGTATTCTCAGACTGCTCCCCCctccccactttttaaaaatattaattgcaaTTTCGCCGAgatatagaattaaaaaaaaattacagttgatATCAGTGTGGAGTTCAGCGAAATTTTAGCCTACAGAATTTAAAAGGttgaattataatattaatatgaagGTTTCCcgggtaaaaaatattttgccgaaatcatagaattttattcaaaggCCGAAATTTTGCTgaagttatagaattttattgtaaGAGGTAGAAAGTTGGCCGAAAACAGACcaaaattatgatactgaagttagtcggcgtctaataatttttgaatttttttaaaaatgataaattatgaaaaaaaagtattttaaaaaattgcacttgtagttttttaaatttttacatgtgcatttttttagtttgtttttttttttttttttttgttacaaaatttgtttaaaaaaaaattaaaaaattgctgCTTGTCTGCTAACTGCAGTATCAtgacgaaattttattatttcaaataaacagaCCGGAAATTAGCTGATAAATcgagtcgattttttttcaggccTAACTTTCGGTCATTTTTCAGCCTAGTGTTCACTACCTGGACCTTTTTTGacctagaaaaaattttatgcgaGTCTGAGAAAGTCctaaaattctaattaattgaactattcattttttaaattttaaattaattattttcagtttgtATTCAGCAGAATCAGACTGTACTGCAGCAATACAACGCGACGAGCACTACGTCAAAGCTTATCATAGACGAGCTACAGCCAGGATGGCATTGAAACAGTACGCAGAAGCTATTAGtgacttaaaaatattattgggGCTAGAAAACAACAATAAAGAAGCTAAAAAAATGCTGGAGACCGCGTTGAAGTGTCAAagtaatttggaaaataaatttagtggcACTTTAACGATTGCTGATACTCCGCTAACGGgagaaagtaaaaaagtaaaagttgaagataaaaaaatagaaaataaaattgaagaagtagaaaataaaagtaaagaattaaaattaaaagagtcTGCGGacgtaaaaaatgataaatttcgtAAATGGTTACCGATTGTTGATGAAAATGTAGATATAGTCAAGCCTATCACCAAATTACCTCATCAAAGGATTAAGAAACCGCTTAAATCAATTCCCGTGACTGTAACAGATTTTACTAAATGGCCGAACGTTGATCCAGAGCCAGATAAAAATTGCAAAGTATCCAAGGATACAAAGTCATCCGTACAAGACGTAGTTGTtgataataagaataaaaatactgGTACTGGTACTAGTAATACTGAAAGTATAAAAGATGAAAGTGATGTTGATGTTATTCCGGCGGTTCCACGTACTTCTGTTCAATTCTGCATCACCTGGCGCAAACATAAATCACCGGAATTCCGatacaaatatttgaaacagtTACCTCCAGACAGTATTCCTAAGTTATTTAAAGATTCTATGGAATCAGATACATTTAGCGAAATATTAACGACTCtaaaaacacattttattGCTAATAATCATCCAGTCTATGATTATCTCAAATACTTGAGTGAAATAAAACGATTTAGGACACTGACTATGTTCTTAAGTAAACAAGAAAAAGAGGGTAAgttgcaataataataagggtGTGCAAATAATTCGAACTTTGAATTACTCTTCAATATTCAAACAACaacaattcataaatttttaattttaatatttttatttgaattttcgcacacctttaaataataataatcgtgtaaaaaaaaattttacaaggaattatgatatttataatccgcaaattatttaaaatttctaatttttttatgctaactatttaaatatttttttttttacacgtataattaataattacaacaataaaatattaattaataaatatctaaaaataatttttcagatcTAACAACTTTATTCAATTACTGCAAGTCAATTGAAGGCCGCACCGACACAATTACTGACCTGCGTAAAAAATACGAACTTTAATAatcactactttttttttttttttttttcgtcaaataaaaatctaaactaaatttaaaaattgatagcGCGgcctaatttataattgtcatCATTTccttctgaaaaaaaaaataaaaatattttatcaaagtaATTGGGctggtatttaaattaattatcgctAAATTACAATAAAGCAAAATTAAAGCGCATGTGCAGTATGTGGTGTAACTGAGTCACTGGTATCTTTAAGGAGATTATCAAGTACATTCAGCAAATAagttataattcaaataaataattattatatttgtaaaataatgtcTGTCgggttttattatttcaccTTGTATACATTTAAGTTAGTCAATTATTTAACCGCTAAGTAAAAGCTGTTACTCTACACATCAGTGGGGTATAAATGGGTGTAATatctgtaatatatattttttattactgccTCAACTCGCGGCGTTCAAACACACTAGCTAGTTTATCTCTCAACCGCGCGTACTCAGCATTTACTTCGAATACTCCGTCtagtaaacatttattttaattagtaaatttattatttttatttttatattaataatgaaatatattgcGGCATTAGATGTCGGTACCACGACTATAAGATGTCACATTTTAGATAGCAATGCTGTTACCATTGCTTCTGCTACTGAAAaggtattttatataaataatttcattcatttatttaaattacattttttgtagagattACAAAATAATCTAGGTAATAAATTGATGTTAAGTTACATCATTTTTacgaaacataaaaatttatttacaatttaaaataaaataattaatggttttttttatgttgaagGTCGAATTACTTTATCCAAAACCCGCACACGTTGAAATAGATCCAGATCAACTTTGGATGtcaattattaaagttttaaaaaatgctgTGCAtggtaaattattgttaataatgataaatttttaattattgaattttaatttatgatcctgaaattaacagacaattaaaaatttgtggattttttttttaatgaatcaattacaaaaaaataaaaactgaaaaaatgcacatgtaggaaatttaaaaaactacacgcgcaatttttccatttttttttttttaatttattgcttaaaaaaataaattcaaaaattattagacgtcggctaacttcagtatcatatttttgaattttttttttcagttaaattgattattatttaaatcttcgcgctatttacataaaatatttaattatttataattatcattaaaatattgatacaaattaatcaagacaagttttttcattaaattttttacaagacAGCTGACATCcaactgattaattaattaaataataagaaaaagttggagctataaaaaaaatattttgcgcTAAGCTAGCCGCTGGAGTTTCGCTTGTAGTTATATTATATAAGTCctatagataatagataataactGATACAAATAGccgtaatataataataattaattaaaataattgtaaattacagCGAGTAAAGTTGACGTTAAATTAATAGCGTGTCTTGGAATATCAACCCAACGCAGCAGTTTTATCTCATGGAACTTTGAAACGGGAAAATATTATCACAggtattatttacataattataatattaatcgaTAATAATACAtgcctatatatatttttttcttattgattatatttaatattcaaataaaataaataaataaaataaattgtaattaaaaattaaatatatatttaattagaatAATAACATGGAAAGACTTGAGAGCAGATTCAATGGTACGTGAATGGAATTCATCATTAACAATGAAGAGTTTAAGAATGGGATCTCATATTCTTTATACACTGTCACGTAACAAAAGATTTCTTGCCGGCagtgtattaaaattaatgaatactCAGGTATTATTTCAtactcataaaattattttatttatttaattgcgcGCTAGACTTAAtggattcaaaataatcagtCTACCCATAGTAAACTTTGACacaagaataaataaataaaaatttatttaaatgttttagatGACCATGCGTTTAATGTGGGCCTTGCAAAATATTCCTGAACTTCAAGAAGCTGCTCAGAGTGGAAATGCGGTTTTTGGTGGAGTCGATTGTTGGCTTCTTTACAAATTAACtggtaattcaaataattttttaattattatgaatgaATCTATTAGACATCAGACAAACTTACaattaatagagtaaataattaataaaattaaatttaaaaaaaatgggcatttacaaaattttaaaattaacaagtgcattttttgtaaatattttttttttaattatttataatttaaaatttgtctgatgtctgctacattcacactcgttaattatttgaatttattgattgaaATTGAATGTTAATTAGGCAAACATATAACCGATGTATCAAGTGCATCAGCAACGGGCCTCTATGATCCGTTTACAATGAGCTGGGCACAATGggcaattaatttatttaaaataccatCCTCGATGTTCCCACAAGTCGTTGATACTGCAGGAGATTTCGGTACTGTTCCAAAAGATATTTTTGGTGTATCGATACCTATTACTTGTTGTGTATGtatgcaattatttatttagacacTCCGCGATATCGCTGccgtaagaataaaaaattttcagtccTTTGGCACTCGGGAATCGGAAGGgcggataaaaaaatttgtgttcttcaatttttaacttagataaaaaatctattgggttccaaataaaaaaaattattactgtaatttattttagatggCCGACCAAGCAGCCTCGTTATTTGGATCAACATGTTTCAATCCAGGTGACCTAAAAGTAACAATGGGCACTGGTAGTTTTTTGAATGTCAACACCGGCACAGAACCCCATGCATCAGTCGCGGGCTTGTATCCTCTAGTAGCCTGGAAAATAAATTCCGAGGTAGTTTATATGGCCGAAGGTGCGTCCAGCGACACCGGGACCGTAATCGAGTGGATTAAATCACTGGGTAATTAAAttcctaaataattttaacatttttcataataaaaagtaaaattaaaattccagGTATCATTAACGAGCCCCATAAAACGTCAGATCTAGCGAATTCAGTTGACAGCTCGGATATTTATTTCGTACCAGCATTCAGTGGGTTGCAGGTAATCAAAATTATGATTgtcacaaattaaaatatttaaattacataaatttaataaaataaaggcaCCGATAAATGATCAATCAGCTGCTACAGGATTTCTAGGCCTGAAACCAACCTCTGGACGGGCACATATCGTACGGTCAGTGCTGGAAGGACTCGTATTTCGTATTTTACTTTTGTATGAGTCATTATGCACTGAAACTTGTCGTAATTACAACAGCATTaggtaaagataaaaaaaagatatatatatatttataacttaaataaatatttaatttttgataatgaGGTCGTTAGCaaacaaatgtaaattaagATGCTAAttcttattgttttaaattcattcagatattttaatgactatttataaattttgttatttaggGTAGACGGAGGAGTGTCgcaaaatgattttatactGCAATTACTATCTGACCTCACTGGTTTGCCTGTCGAGCGATCAACTAATCCCGAAATGTCTATACTTGGCGTTGCTTTTCTTTCCGGTCTTCAGTGCGGTAATTAAATcagcatttatttaaatgcttaTTTATgaggtttattttattgtgaggTTTACCttgatgtatatttatttattttcaggtATTTGGGAGAATCGACAGGAGTTGTGTAAATTAAGACAAGTTGATAAAGTCTTTCAGCCGGATATTAAACGGGGCagaaattatttgtcagtaGTCAGTCAATGGAAACGCGCCGtccaaagatttaaaaattggtattaatttttacggTCCAccttcatttaataaaataccagTACCAATTATTGACACTTAGAAGTATCAGACATTATTATtctactgtaaaaaattcatagtTAATTTGGagtgattatggattttatttaaattcaaattcacttcTCAGCTCGGAgttttgaagttttttaaaaaaatcatttcgcttaTGGAGTAAAGGGGCAGTTTGTTTTTCCAGGAGTGatctagatttttatttaaatccagaTTTACTCAGATTCGAAGTTTtagcatttaaataatatttttttataagtcaATTATAGTCTGaagattttcaataataaaataaatttctcttcAGAGTGAATTTAATTCTTGGAATTTAATTCGCATTCACtatgaaagttttttaaagtgtaaatataaatgatcCTGTAGTTAAGACAGTTtataattttcggattttttattttcattaaatctattataaaaataaaaaataaaaaaatgcacgtgtaggaaatttaagaaactataggtgcaattttttcaaatattcttatactagatctttataaataataaatacaatttttttattaaatatttaaccacTCAAGTATCAACTATAGACATTCCATAGAAAATGTATTTCCtgttttagtataaaattatttatatttttttgtacatattttagagattgtaaaaaaatttatacaaaatgtGTCAATAATTGggtctatttttataaatatgtaatttagcAGCTCTCTTACTTtccagataaaaattttcacttttgtattttaattacactgtaattaatttaaaaatttaagggcAATCCGTcactttgatttttcaaaaatttaattacctataaatttattaaaaaaaatatagttgtcatattttattttaaaataaaaaaagtatttctaattatttaaatgtggATCGTAAAAATGAACTCTAGTACCtggtgtaaaataaaataaaaaaataattgacctgtggtcaaaataattttaaaaaaatttgatatatttatacaaatcaatatatttttcgaacaattaattttataataataaatgtgatATTTAATTGCTCACTAGtgcctttaaataaaataaaaaataatttttaaaaactcaactATAATGAGATTAAAAGAggactaataaattttgtaaagccgctaattataaattataattactgagaattaataaatgaataacaataataaatatgatatgattgatgtcaattgttgatcaataaatgaatttaaataaaaggtaaaaataacaaaaacaatataaaataaaaccggTACTCATTATACTTTACGCTTCGGATAATCAAGCGAATCGCAGTGTTATATACAAACTACCACTAAgacaaaatgtaaataatgatagtaaCGATGAAGTTgcgattttatatttaatattattagaaaTCAATTCATTCTTTATCGTGACACGCAACAACGATCCTACAATTGTCTtgtgatataattttaaatagtttgttTCTGGTCGGTTACTTTATTGCACTTCCTGGTTTTACCTGACCGGTGTCTGAGTACTGTgacgttaattattattttattttattagaaaaggAAATCGGTTACCTAAAATCTCGAAAGAGAGTAGTCTGGTTTTAAGGCTGGTTCTCGCAGACTCAACTGGAATCCACGACTAAAATGGTACGTAACTTTTTATCCCGCggatggatttttttttgttggattATTTAACTGCACTCCCTTCTTAACTGGTTCTGTGCTACAGCGGCCTTCGTTTCTCATCTCGCTTCTTACTCTGATCTAGACTCTGCTAAAAAATACAAACGGAAACTCAACCTGCATTTGttgacaaaaaattcattaattatttattgttttttaagtggattttttaaaaaattaattacaactctaataaactttttttttaatttaattgtaaattaaaattattactaatagttgtgttaattttttttctttttatttaattgtggtgtttatattttttttaggcgaCTGAAGTTGTTGTAGATATGGTCCCCGACCAAGAGTCGGAgagtaaattaaatcatccAGTAGATGATAAA
Above is a window of Microplitis demolitor isolate Queensland-Clemson2020A chromosome 1, iyMicDemo2.1a, whole genome shotgun sequence DNA encoding:
- the LOC103569673 gene encoding RNA polymerase II-associated protein 3, translated to MNKDKSIEIQKQVRDNAVDLQSEFLDMKNWEEQMKKKDELIQSTDDTCQVLPPVRKKKSSRIKSKTKENGTKAKRIKAHDYSAWDNFDADKACEEIDKENESEDSGDEVFSKEELEKKHEEATIQKVLGNKYVTEKKWDKAMACYNEAIKIFPYDAVFYANRALCHLKMDNLYSAESDCTAAIQRDEHYVKAYHRRATARMALKQYAEAISDLKILLGLENNNKEAKKMLETALKCQSNLENKFSGTLTIADTPLTGESKKVKVEDKKIENKIEEVENKSKELKLKESADVKNDKFRKWLPIVDENVDIVKPITKLPHQRIKKPLKSIPVTVTDFTKWPNVDPEPDKNCKVSKDTKSSVQDVVVDNKNKNTGTGTSNTESIKDESDVDVIPAVPRTSVQFCITWRKHKSPEFRYKYLKQLPPDSIPKLFKDSMESDTFSEILTTLKTHFIANNHPVYDYLKYLSEIKRFRTLTMFLSKQEKEDLTTLFNYCKSIEGRTDTITDLRKKYEL
- the LOC103569667 gene encoding putative glycerol kinase 5, translated to MKYIAALDVGTTTIRCHILDSNAVTIASATEKVELLYPKPAHVEIDPDQLWMSIIKVLKNAVHASKVDVKLIACLGISTQRSSFISWNFETGKYYHRIITWKDLRADSMVREWNSSLTMKSLRMGSHILYTLSRNKRFLAGSVLKLMNTQMTMRLMWALQNIPELQEAAQSGNAVFGGVDCWLLYKLTGKHITDVSSASATGLYDPFTMSWAQWAINLFKIPSSMFPQVVDTAGDFGTVPKDIFGVSIPITCCMADQAASLFGSTCFNPGDLKVTMGTGSFLNVNTGTEPHASVAGLYPLVAWKINSEVVYMAEGASSDTGTVIEWIKSLGIINEPHKTSDLANSVDSSDIYFVPAFSGLQAPINDQSAATGFLGLKPTSGRAHIVRSVLEGLVFRILLLYESLCTETCRNYNSIRVDGGVSQNDFILQLLSDLTGLPVERSTNPEMSILGVAFLSGLQCGIWENRQELCKLRQVDKVFQPDIKRGRNYLSVVSQWKRAVQRFKNWY